A window from Borrelia sp. P9F1 encodes these proteins:
- the murC gene encoding UDP-N-acetylmuramate--L-alanine ligase, whose product MNLDLDNLSKFFLVGIKGSGLCSLACFLHAKGYLVEGVDVPCKFYTDDLLDNSHITYYENIYEFSLKENEGMYDALIYSPAYNKDQLCVLKEACEFEIPVLSYPEFLGEISKKYYSIGVAGSHGKTTTAAFLGILFSKLGLDPNVILGASVKDFGDKPSLVGRSNIFVAETCEYRNHFLHFYPDIAVLTNIDYEHVDFFPNYEAVEAVFLKYIDNLKHDGILIINSDEFSLVKLKDKTVRKDIRIFSFGINSSADFKIENLEVMDGVLKFDFLGIPDIELKTPLVHNALNFASALLALKLTLEEKEKLIPNFGEQVKAIAKEYMGIKRRVEFIREKSGVVYIDDYAHHPKEIENTLSGLRRFYRGRRIVLDFMPHTVTRTKILFNDFVRALSSIDVLILHNIYLSTREDLDSDGLSIELYLALRDVNPNVYFFKDVFDSVEFIKSLLRKDDLFITMGAGNNFILHEFL is encoded by the coding sequence ATGAATCTTGATTTGGATAATTTAAGTAAATTCTTTTTAGTAGGAATTAAAGGCTCTGGTCTTTGTTCCCTTGCTTGTTTTTTGCATGCCAAAGGGTATCTAGTAGAAGGGGTCGATGTCCCTTGCAAATTTTATACGGATGATCTACTTGATAATAGTCATATAACTTATTATGAAAATATTTATGAGTTTTCATTAAAGGAAAATGAGGGGATGTATGATGCTTTAATATATTCACCAGCTTATAATAAAGATCAGCTGTGTGTCTTAAAAGAGGCTTGTGAATTTGAAATTCCCGTGCTGTCTTATCCTGAATTTCTTGGCGAGATATCGAAAAAATATTATAGTATTGGGGTTGCAGGTTCTCATGGTAAGACTACTACAGCAGCATTTTTAGGTATATTGTTCAGCAAGTTGGGTCTTGATCCTAATGTGATACTTGGTGCAAGCGTCAAGGATTTTGGAGATAAGCCTAGTCTTGTTGGTAGAAGCAATATATTTGTTGCAGAGACTTGTGAGTACAGAAATCATTTTCTACATTTTTATCCAGATATCGCTGTCTTGACCAATATTGATTATGAACATGTAGATTTTTTCCCAAATTATGAAGCAGTTGAGGCTGTTTTCTTAAAGTATATTGATAATTTAAAGCATGATGGGATACTGATTATAAACTCTGACGAATTTAGTTTGGTTAAACTTAAAGATAAGACTGTAAGGAAGGATATTAGGATTTTTAGTTTTGGTATTAATTCTTCAGCCGATTTTAAGATTGAAAATCTTGAGGTGATGGATGGGGTTTTAAAATTTGATTTTTTAGGAATTCCTGATATTGAACTAAAAACCCCTTTGGTCCATAATGCTTTAAATTTTGCATCTGCACTTCTGGCTTTAAAATTAACTTTAGAAGAAAAAGAAAAATTAATTCCTAATTTTGGCGAACAAGTAAAGGCGATAGCTAAAGAATATATGGGAATAAAAAGAAGAGTGGAATTTATTAGGGAAAAAAGTGGGGTTGTATATATTGACGATTATGCACATCATCCAAAGGAGATTGAAAATACGCTTTCAGGGCTTAGGAGGTTTTATAGGGGGAGGAGAATTGTTTTAGATTTTATGCCACATACAGTTACAAGGACAAAAATTCTTTTCAATGACTTTGTTCGTGCGTTAAGTAGTATTGATGTATTAATTTTGCATAATATATATCTTTCGACTAGAGAAGATCTTGATTCCGATGGGCTTTCTATTGAGTTATACCTGGCTCTTAGGGATGTGAATCCAAATGTTTATTTTTTCAAAGATGTATTTGATTCCGTTGAATTCATAAAAAGTTTATTAAGAAAAGATGACTTATTTATTACCATGGGAGCTGGTAATAATTTTATTTTACATGAATTTTTGTAA
- the murJ gene encoding murein biosynthesis integral membrane protein MurJ, translated as MNKDVISTIVVMISVFLSRIMGFVKIKVFSYYFGANLEADIFNYVFNIPNNLRKIISEGAMTSAFMPEFTHERNKSSRHAISFFRSVATFNIISISFISFIMIMFSRQIIHYVSFYRNGDLELASRMFNYLILYILLVSLAAIFASVLNSYKVFFIPSIAPIMLSISAILSIFLFYEQYGIYSAVVGVLVGGVLQFLIQLINCIFIGVTYVPVFSFNNPAFLRFLKRWSYMILSASLSIFTQQISFALASTLEVGSVSVLSNAIVYYQLPVGIFYVSISTVIFPKMAEYASLGSRKKLNDILNRGIEILILLLVPISFLMYTWAGPILNLLLTGGRFSIHDTQRTVSVLRYFLVGLTFSSIFGFFQKYYFSIRDSGTPLYFNILFSVIDILISVFGINLFKVDILPLAQSVSFALCVVIFYFVGLRRGMKLEIARSVVAFMKACSSLVPLYLVYMAFKGFGWDMGFSFNNFFLLSFAGIISIVILVVCYYFLGVMNFFKLANRELV; from the coding sequence ATGAATAAAGATGTTATCTCAACAATTGTTGTTATGATTTCTGTCTTTTTGTCAAGAATAATGGGTTTTGTGAAAATAAAAGTATTTTCTTACTATTTCGGGGCAAATCTTGAAGCAGATATTTTCAATTATGTTTTCAACATTCCAAATAATTTAAGAAAGATCATTTCAGAAGGTGCAATGACTTCGGCTTTTATGCCTGAGTTTACTCATGAAAGAAATAAATCTAGTAGACATGCTATTTCTTTTTTCAGGAGCGTTGCTACTTTTAATATCATAAGTATTAGTTTTATTAGCTTTATTATGATTATGTTTTCCAGACAGATTATACACTATGTTTCCTTCTATAGGAATGGAGATTTAGAGCTAGCTAGTCGTATGTTTAATTACTTGATACTCTACATCTTACTCGTAAGTTTGGCGGCAATATTTGCATCGGTGCTCAATTCGTATAAGGTTTTTTTTATTCCATCCATTGCGCCCATTATGCTTTCCATTAGTGCCATATTAAGTATATTTTTGTTTTATGAGCAGTATGGGATATATAGTGCCGTTGTTGGAGTGCTTGTTGGGGGTGTTTTACAATTTTTAATTCAATTAATAAATTGTATTTTTATTGGAGTCACATATGTACCAGTTTTTAGTTTTAATAATCCCGCATTTTTGAGATTTTTAAAGAGATGGTCATATATGATTTTATCGGCTTCGCTTTCTATATTTACTCAGCAAATTTCATTCGCGTTAGCGTCAACTCTGGAAGTTGGGAGTGTTTCTGTTTTAAGTAACGCAATTGTTTATTATCAACTGCCTGTTGGTATTTTTTATGTTTCCATTTCCACAGTTATTTTCCCTAAAATGGCAGAATATGCATCCTTGGGTAGCAGAAAGAAGTTAAATGATATTTTAAATCGGGGGATAGAGATTTTGATTCTGCTTTTAGTTCCAATATCATTTTTGATGTACACTTGGGCTGGTCCTATTTTAAACTTATTGCTTACAGGAGGTAGATTTTCCATACATGACACGCAGAGGACGGTTAGTGTATTGCGGTATTTTTTGGTTGGATTGACATTTTCTTCTATTTTTGGATTTTTTCAGAAATATTATTTTTCTATCCGTGATTCAGGAACCCCTCTTTATTTTAATATTCTTTTTTCTGTTATTGATATTCTTATTTCAGTTTTTGGCATTAACCTCTTTAAGGTGGATATTTTGCCTCTTGCACAATCAGTTTCTTTTGCCCTTTGTGTTGTTATTTTTTATTTTGTTGGATTAAGAAGAGGTATGAAACTTGAGATTGCTAGATCTGTTGTAGCCTTTATGAAGGCATGTTCATCTCTTGTTCCTCTGTATTTAGTTTATATGGCTTTTAAGGGTTTTGGGTGGGATATGGGTTTTAGTTTTAATAATTTTTTTCTTTTAAGCTTTGCAGGTATTATCAGTATTGTTATTTTAGTGGTGTGTTATTATTTTCTTGGAGTTATGAACTTTTTTAAGTTAGCCAATAGGGAGCTTGTATGA
- the miaA gene encoding tRNA (adenosine(37)-N6)-dimethylallyltransferase MiaA, which produces MKRDKVVFIFGPTAVGKSNILFNFPQGVAEVINVDSIQVYKEFDIASCKPNVQLRTHIKHHLVDFLEPTEEYTLGVFYKEALRVMKELKGQCKLPVFVGGSAFYFKHLQYGLPSTPVISSEIRRYVEDLLKARGKGYLLEKLKKVDFERYKAISENDIYRIKRSLEVYYQTGIPISRFLQRGQKLENVLLIGLKRPMDEIRARIVNRINNMIDCGLIEEIKKLLGKGYNEATPAFKGIGYREFLLWKSRPYYVLNDIMNLIGRNSFLYVKKQMTFFSRIPDVLWCHPEDDLGGILDLIFG; this is translated from the coding sequence TTGAAGAGAGATAAGGTAGTTTTTATATTTGGACCCACAGCTGTAGGTAAGAGCAATATTTTATTTAATTTTCCTCAAGGTGTGGCTGAGGTGATTAATGTTGATTCTATTCAAGTATATAAGGAGTTTGATATTGCCTCTTGTAAACCCAATGTGCAATTGAGAACTCACATAAAGCACCATTTGGTGGATTTTTTGGAGCCGACTGAAGAATATACTCTTGGAGTTTTTTATAAAGAAGCTTTGAGGGTAATGAAAGAGTTAAAAGGTCAGTGCAAGCTACCTGTATTTGTAGGCGGGTCTGCCTTTTATTTTAAACATTTGCAATATGGCCTACCTAGTACTCCGGTCATTTCTTCTGAGATAAGACGTTATGTTGAAGATCTTTTAAAGGCTAGAGGTAAGGGTTACCTACTGGAGAAACTTAAAAAGGTGGACTTTGAAAGATATAAGGCAATAAGTGAAAATGATATTTATAGAATTAAAAGATCTCTTGAGGTCTATTATCAAACAGGTATTCCAATTAGTCGGTTTTTGCAAAGAGGTCAGAAACTTGAGAATGTTTTGCTTATCGGTTTAAAGAGGCCTATGGATGAGATTAGAGCTAGAATAGTAAATAGGATAAATAATATGATTGATTGTGGATTAATTGAAGAAATTAAAAAATTGTTGGGAAAGGGATACAATGAAGCAACTCCAGCTTTTAAGGGGATAGGATATCGTGAGTTTTTATTGTGGAAAAGTAGACCCTATTACGTGTTAAATGATATAATGAACCTGATAGGTAGGAATTCGTTTTTGTATGTAAAGAAGCAGATGACTTTTTTTAGTAGGATTCCTGATGTTTTGTGGTGTCATCCGGAGGATGATTTGGGGGGTATTTTAGATTTAATTTTTGGTTAA
- the panF gene encoding sodium/pantothenate symporter has product MSRGFFLLFIFLILYCIFGIFGKRQREGISFLHNYFLANRGINFFVMALVIASSYISASSFISGPSAVYKYGMSFVLLAVIQIPAGIISFTIVGERLNIEARKINAINIVDYIRHRYNSNSLALFSSFVIIFFSLFLISAQLIGGARLLEFFLKLDYRDSLIFFSLFVFLYVCLGGFKMVAYTDLIQGIFMIVASVILFLRLINLGGGIDNIFKESILKLESNLLSPSNSDLRIEYIISFWILTGVGTLGLPQLVNNFIAFKHNRDIRLALPVATFLIGFLVVIMHLIGFFSLVIFPNFEPNDKVIISVALEVLGSRLFFLFFIGLLSAIMSTIDTGFLFVSSIWVNTVIALNKKIVDKDRISLVTVISNACFVVVIVLFSLRPPDFLLFVNIFAIGALEVSFFSTIVFGLYFRFVSKTSAFVSQFLGLLSYLIIIFCEMDSYSFHPVVPSFFIAVFSFLIVNLICRRYSNI; this is encoded by the coding sequence ATGAGTAGAGGGTTTTTTTTACTTTTTATCTTTTTAATTCTTTATTGTATTTTTGGTATTTTTGGCAAGAGACAGAGGGAGGGAATTTCATTTTTACATAATTATTTTCTTGCTAATCGGGGTATAAACTTTTTTGTAATGGCACTAGTTATTGCTTCTAGTTACATTAGTGCCAGTAGTTTTATTTCAGGGCCTTCAGCTGTTTATAAGTATGGAATGTCTTTTGTCCTTTTGGCAGTTATTCAAATCCCTGCAGGTATAATTTCGTTTACTATTGTTGGAGAGAGATTGAATATAGAGGCTAGGAAGATTAATGCGATAAATATTGTTGACTATATTAGACATAGATATAACAGCAATTCTTTAGCTCTTTTTAGTAGTTTTGTAATAATTTTTTTCTCTTTATTCTTGATCTCGGCTCAACTTATTGGAGGGGCTAGGCTTTTAGAGTTTTTTTTAAAACTTGATTATCGTGATTCTCTTATTTTTTTCTCTTTATTTGTCTTCTTATATGTCTGCCTAGGAGGATTTAAGATGGTGGCGTATACGGATTTAATTCAAGGAATTTTTATGATTGTAGCGTCTGTGATTTTATTTTTAAGATTAATCAATTTGGGAGGTGGGATTGACAATATCTTTAAGGAGTCAATCTTGAAACTTGAAAGTAACTTGCTATCGCCTTCAAATTCAGATTTGCGAATCGAATATATAATTTCTTTTTGGATATTAACGGGAGTTGGTACATTGGGATTGCCACAACTTGTTAACAACTTTATAGCATTTAAACACAATAGAGATATTAGATTGGCTCTTCCTGTTGCTACTTTTTTGATAGGATTTTTAGTAGTCATTATGCATTTGATAGGTTTTTTCTCTCTTGTTATCTTTCCCAATTTCGAGCCAAATGATAAGGTTATAATAAGCGTGGCCTTAGAGGTATTAGGGTCTAGGTTGTTTTTTTTATTTTTTATTGGGCTTCTATCGGCAATAATGTCCACAATAGACACAGGCTTTCTTTTTGTTTCATCAATTTGGGTAAATACAGTGATTGCTTTGAATAAAAAAATTGTGGATAAAGACAGAATCAGTTTAGTTACTGTTATTTCTAATGCTTGCTTTGTTGTAGTAATAGTGCTCTTTTCTTTAAGGCCACCGGATTTTTTGCTTTTTGTGAATATTTTTGCGATTGGAGCCTTAGAAGTTTCATTTTTTTCTACTATTGTTTTTGGACTCTACTTTAGGTTTGTAAGTAAAACTTCTGCTTTTGTTTCTCAGTTTTTAGGGCTTTTAAGTTATTTAATCATAATTTTTTGTGAAATGGATAGTTATTCTTTCCATCCTGTTGTTCCCTCCTTTTTTATTGCTGTATTTTCATTTTTGATAGTTAATCTTATTTGTAGGCGATATAGTAATATTTAG
- a CDS encoding HEAT repeat domain-containing protein, which yields MKYLLFIILYFVVLDTFAVDDPLLPIEPVEPNLPEFNSDKDIQNSPDSNSTKRSSVQDINQVRNIIAYGLDVQVIEIVKRLKKSGDGEYNSLLEKRLQKTFNVELKGAILDLFLSLKHKGGVSVANYILDNYETRRYPNQLINGALLYLKELSSKDDLKKVLVDILENKEGNIVSIAAHYLGEISAVEYSKNMMDVYDKYSGNDGVRSAILVALGKSNAFEYGDKIYEISMDRYESPTIKASAIRALSYLVPEKITENAELYLQDNNNNSNIKIAIIEALSRDVSEKSKEILQDFLRDSDEALRVKAVNAIKGHGDISAKEALVYKVKSDPSFRVREASGKALVDMGSGYQEIKNIILEPAIENNFKLTMFGYLLDKNVGFALLAALDLLKKENINKPSKILTEVAALLAARKGNFDNFYSKIINSKDVDLRNLAIKGAVYNKSSTLASRLKEIKETATSEYLKRLLQNY from the coding sequence ATGAAGTATTTGTTATTTATTATTTTGTACTTTGTTGTGTTGGATACTTTTGCTGTTGACGATCCTTTGTTGCCAATAGAGCCTGTAGAGCCTAATCTTCCTGAGTTTAATTCAGATAAAGATATTCAAAATAGTCCCGATAGTAATTCTACTAAAAGGTCTAGTGTGCAAGATATTAATCAAGTAAGGAATATTATTGCTTATGGACTTGATGTTCAAGTGATTGAGATTGTTAAGAGACTTAAGAAGTCGGGTGATGGTGAGTACAATTCTTTACTTGAGAAAAGATTACAAAAAACTTTTAATGTTGAACTTAAGGGAGCAATTCTTGATTTGTTTCTATCTCTTAAACATAAAGGTGGTGTTAGCGTTGCTAATTATATTCTTGATAATTATGAAACTAGGAGATATCCTAACCAGCTAATTAATGGAGCGCTTTTATACCTTAAGGAACTTAGTAGCAAGGATGATTTGAAGAAAGTTCTTGTTGACATACTTGAAAATAAAGAAGGGAATATTGTATCTATTGCAGCGCATTATCTTGGTGAGATTTCTGCTGTTGAATATTCGAAGAATATGATGGATGTTTATGATAAATACTCTGGGAACGACGGGGTTAGATCTGCAATACTTGTTGCATTAGGGAAATCTAATGCTTTTGAGTATGGGGATAAAATATATGAGATTTCTATGGATAGGTATGAAAGCCCAACAATAAAGGCCTCTGCAATCAGAGCGCTATCTTACCTTGTCCCTGAAAAAATAACAGAAAATGCCGAGTTATATCTTCAAGACAACAATAACAATTCTAATATTAAGATTGCCATTATTGAAGCACTGTCAAGGGATGTATCTGAGAAATCGAAAGAGATTTTGCAGGATTTTTTAAGGGATTCAGATGAAGCACTTAGGGTTAAAGCTGTGAATGCTATTAAGGGGCATGGTGATATTTCTGCTAAAGAAGCATTGGTTTACAAGGTTAAAAGCGATCCTTCTTTTAGGGTTAGGGAAGCGTCCGGTAAGGCCCTAGTTGATATGGGTTCTGGTTATCAAGAAATAAAAAATATTATATTAGAACCTGCTATTGAAAATAATTTTAAACTTACTATGTTTGGTTATCTTTTGGATAAGAATGTGGGTTTCGCACTTTTAGCTGCACTAGATCTTTTGAAAAAGGAAAATATCAATAAACCCTCAAAGATTTTAACAGAAGTAGCTGCGTTACTTGCTGCTAGAAAGGGTAATTTCGATAATTTTTATTCTAAGATTATTAATAGCAAAGATGTTGATTTAAGAAATCTTGCAATTAAGGGCGCTGTTTACAACAAGTCTTCCACACTCGCAAGTAGGCTTAAGGAGATAAAAGAGACAGCAACTTCGGAGTACTTAAAAAGACTCTTACAAAATTATTAG
- the cmk gene encoding (d)CMP kinase, which yields MRLAVSGKSGCGNTTVSGMLARYYGLKLINYTFHDIAKERGVPFDLFYEKEIVGRNDYYWDGYLDNKLLEFAKEDNTVLASRLAIWLSDNADLKIYLYAKIEVRAERIINREGGIYSDILSATFNRDFNDSKRYLSLYDIDVDSYLCVADLIVDTTGRTANRVFELIRGEIEKRGLS from the coding sequence ATGAGGTTAGCTGTTTCTGGTAAGAGTGGTTGTGGAAACACAACTGTTAGTGGAATGCTTGCAAGATATTATGGTTTAAAGCTTATTAATTACACTTTTCATGACATAGCCAAAGAAAGGGGTGTGCCCTTTGATTTATTTTATGAGAAAGAAATCGTTGGTAGAAATGATTATTATTGGGATGGATATCTCGATAATAAGTTATTGGAATTTGCTAAAGAGGATAATACAGTTCTTGCCTCTCGTCTTGCAATTTGGCTATCAGACAACGCTGATTTGAAAATATATCTTTATGCTAAAATAGAGGTCAGAGCAGAAAGAATAATTAATAGAGAGGGTGGAATATATTCTGATATTTTAAGTGCTACTTTTAATAGAGATTTTAATGATTCTAAAAGGTATCTCTCTTTGTATGACATAGATGTTGATAGCTATTTGTGTGTAGCTGATTTAATAGTTGACACAACCGGTAGGACTGCAAATAGAGTCTTTGAGTTGATAAGGGGTGAGATAGAGAAGAGGGGTTTGAGTTAG
- a CDS encoding RNA pseudouridine synthase, with product MRALNVGKYNIINVLKNDDGKRLDSVLIKFLKFSKSRVMKHIRNGDILLNKLKVPFSHRVFQGDEIYLYKPLIQELSTNLRSGRVEEDMVTREVRERIVYEDEDLLVINKKRGILVHGGNSLDALVNFYLLNENLKSLSFKPSAVHRIDRNTSGIIIFAKNLDSARILSRAFSCGGVIKKYIALLEGEIKTATVYRNFLYRDKVARKTLVFEKSDKINAVTHVKPILISKFFTLAEISIETGFTHQIRAQCAFNGHALVDDKKYHSKYRKANYFLHSFLVEFREPLFLKNGFFVEPRSDFLQRVSDIFGVYEFKEFI from the coding sequence ATGAGAGCTTTAAATGTTGGAAAATATAATATCATTAATGTTCTTAAGAATGATGATGGGAAGAGGTTAGATTCAGTATTAATAAAGTTTTTAAAATTTTCTAAGTCTAGGGTAATGAAACATATCAGAAATGGAGATATTCTTTTAAATAAATTGAAAGTTCCTTTTTCTCATAGAGTTTTTCAGGGCGATGAGATTTATCTATACAAACCTTTAATACAAGAATTGAGTACCAACTTGAGGTCGGGCAGAGTTGAGGAAGATATGGTAACAAGAGAGGTTAGGGAAAGAATTGTTTATGAGGATGAAGATTTGCTTGTAATTAATAAAAAGAGAGGGATTTTAGTTCATGGAGGTAATTCGCTTGATGCTTTAGTTAATTTTTATCTTTTAAATGAAAATCTTAAATCCCTTAGTTTTAAACCCTCGGCTGTGCATAGAATTGACAGGAATACTTCAGGAATTATTATTTTTGCAAAAAATTTAGATTCTGCAAGGATTTTAAGTAGGGCTTTTAGTTGTGGTGGTGTTATTAAAAAGTATATAGCCTTGCTAGAAGGCGAAATTAAGACAGCCACTGTTTATAGAAATTTTTTGTACAGAGATAAAGTTGCAAGAAAAACCTTGGTATTTGAAAAGTCGGATAAGATTAATGCTGTAACTCATGTTAAACCAATTTTAATTTCTAAATTTTTTACTCTTGCCGAGATTTCAATAGAAACAGGTTTTACTCATCAAATAAGGGCACAGTGTGCCTTTAATGGTCATGCTTTAGTTGATGATAAGAAATATCATTCTAAATATAGAAAAGCTAATTACTTTTTACATTCCTTTTTGGTAGAATTTAGGGAGCCATTATTTTTAAAGAATGGGTTTTTTGTTGAGCCTAGATCAGACTTTTTGCAACGGGTAAGCGATATTTTTGGTGTGTATGAATTTAAAGAATTTATTTAG
- the coaBC gene encoding bifunctional phosphopantothenoylcysteine decarboxylase/phosphopantothenate--cysteine ligase CoaBC: MKFKLNKNILVGVCGGIAAYKSAYIVSHLVKLGYAVRVVMTKNATKFITPLTLETVSKHNVVCNLWETPHEKVEHINLARWADLILILPATYNIISKIATGIADDALSTIISASTAPTYFAVAMNNMMYMNPILEENIQKLKKYNYKFIEPDEGFLACSSNAIGRLRDENDILRIILGEFKAYSPLQNKKILITASRTEEALDPIRHFSNKSTGQMGFNLGIEAKNLGADVTIVSGPSKERTPDGINVIRVKTAAEMYEETTKIYQKFDVIIGAAAIADFKPEKIYANKIKKNELENLHIKLIKNPDIIKHIGRNKTKNQIIIGFCAQKPENLIDEAKKKLKTKNLDYIIANDLKYFGSNLNKIHIIDNKNNIQEIPEMSKKEIATEILKILY; the protein is encoded by the coding sequence ATGAAATTCAAACTGAATAAAAACATACTAGTAGGAGTGTGTGGGGGTATTGCAGCCTATAAATCGGCCTACATTGTATCACATTTAGTAAAGCTGGGATACGCTGTCAGGGTTGTAATGACAAAAAATGCCACTAAATTTATTACTCCGCTAACACTAGAGACTGTTTCGAAACACAATGTAGTCTGCAATCTATGGGAAACACCCCATGAAAAAGTAGAACACATTAATCTAGCAAGATGGGCAGACTTAATACTGATCCTCCCTGCTACCTACAATATTATCTCCAAAATTGCAACGGGCATTGCCGATGACGCTTTAAGCACAATAATATCTGCCAGCACTGCCCCCACTTATTTTGCAGTAGCAATGAATAACATGATGTATATGAATCCCATTTTAGAAGAGAATATCCAAAAATTAAAGAAATATAATTATAAATTTATTGAACCCGACGAAGGATTTCTGGCTTGCTCTTCAAATGCCATTGGACGTCTTAGGGATGAAAATGATATTTTAAGAATAATACTAGGTGAGTTTAAGGCATATTCGCCACTACAGAATAAAAAAATATTAATAACCGCCTCTAGAACTGAAGAAGCACTAGATCCAATTCGCCACTTTTCAAATAAATCAACCGGACAAATGGGATTTAATCTAGGAATTGAAGCAAAAAATCTAGGTGCTGATGTAACGATAGTTTCAGGCCCTAGTAAAGAAAGAACACCTGATGGAATAAATGTTATTAGAGTAAAAACAGCAGCAGAGATGTATGAGGAAACAACAAAAATATATCAAAAATTTGATGTAATCATTGGGGCTGCTGCTATTGCAGATTTTAAACCTGAAAAAATTTACGCAAACAAAATTAAAAAAAATGAGTTAGAAAATCTCCATATTAAGCTCATAAAAAATCCAGACATCATAAAACATATCGGTAGAAATAAAACCAAAAACCAAATTATTATTGGATTTTGTGCCCAAAAACCTGAAAATCTAATAGATGAAGCTAAAAAAAAACTCAAAACAAAAAACTTAGATTATATCATTGCCAATGACTTAAAATATTTCGGATCAAATTTAAACAAAATTCACATAATAGACAATAAAAATAACATTCAAGAAATTCCTGAAATGTCAAAAAAAGAAATAGCAACAGAGATTTTAAAAATTCTATACTAA
- a CDS encoding DNA-directed RNA polymerase subunit omega: MKVPLKKIQDFNGNYYELVTAVVMRMEQIIDEISISEHSVSDEKIVGRAFNDILGGKFTYSIEER; the protein is encoded by the coding sequence ATGAAAGTGCCTTTAAAAAAAATACAGGATTTTAATGGTAATTATTATGAGCTTGTTACTGCTGTCGTAATGCGCATGGAGCAGATTATTGATGAAATTTCTATATCGGAGCACTCTGTCTCTGATGAGAAGATAGTGGGACGGGCTTTTAATGATATTTTAGGAGGTAAGTTTACATATTCAATTGAAGAGAGATAA
- a CDS encoding YicC/YloC family endoribonuclease, with protein MKSMTGFFHLEKTVENYMFSVNLKSYNGKFLDFKFRLPEILYAYEFEIRKLISSYVSRGNVFLTVGYKEIVPAIDFTLNPNYIESMVRLKDSLLRSKCSLKINDEVSLGDFLSFKGALIVDDGGGGVEKQGMLFSSLKSVLEEVLINYDKSRLFEGENTKQDIISTLVLLQGDLDFLKKSQSSINNKLFLSLKENLLKLMDDFSDVNIAEEAAKMAIRLDINEEIVRLYSHIDNFYKNLESEVCGKVLEFITQEMHREITTMSCKAIDLDIRNLVLNMKLNLEKIKEQVRNIE; from the coding sequence ATGAAGAGCATGACTGGTTTTTTTCATTTGGAAAAAACCGTAGAGAATTATATGTTTAGTGTTAATTTAAAATCTTATAATGGTAAATTTTTAGATTTTAAGTTTAGATTACCTGAGATTTTGTATGCTTATGAGTTTGAGATAAGGAAGCTCATTTCAAGCTATGTCAGTAGAGGGAATGTTTTCCTTACTGTGGGGTACAAGGAGATTGTCCCGGCTATTGATTTTACTTTAAATCCTAACTATATCGAGTCTATGGTTCGCCTTAAAGATAGTCTACTGCGTAGTAAGTGTAGTTTAAAGATTAATGATGAAGTAAGTCTTGGTGATTTTTTGTCTTTCAAAGGAGCTTTAATTGTTGATGATGGGGGAGGAGGTGTTGAAAAACAAGGAATGCTTTTTAGTTCTCTTAAGAGTGTATTAGAAGAAGTTTTGATTAATTATGACAAGAGTAGGTTATTTGAAGGTGAGAACACAAAGCAAGATATAATTTCGACTCTTGTTTTGTTACAGGGTGATTTGGATTTTTTGAAAAAATCTCAAAGTAGTATCAATAATAAGCTTTTCTTAAGCCTGAAGGAAAATTTATTAAAGTTAATGGATGATTTTAGCGATGTCAATATTGCAGAAGAGGCGGCTAAAATGGCTATTCGCCTAGATATTAATGAGGAAATAGTTAGACTATATTCACATATAGATAATTTTTATAAAAATCTTGAAAGTGAGGTATGTGGCAAAGTTTTGGAGTTTATTACACAGGAAATGCATAGAGAAATTACAACGATGAGTTGTAAGGCAATTGATCTTGATATTAGAAACCTGGTTTTAAATATGAAATTAAATTTGGAGAAGATAAAAGAACAGGTAAGGAATATTGAATGA